One genomic region from Rosa rugosa chromosome 1, drRosRugo1.1, whole genome shotgun sequence encodes:
- the LOC133724981 gene encoding PLAT domain-containing protein 3-like has product MAFNINSLLLFLSLSLLLTLAFSDDPDCVYTVYVRTGSIIKGGTDSNINVRLYDGYGYGIEIRNLEAWGGLMGSDYDYFERGNLDIFSGRGPCLTAPICALNLTSDGAGSGHGWYVNYVEVTSTGAHIPCHQQLFTIEQWLATDTAPYELTAIRNYCNNNDAVDEKIRSGSSGLVSSV; this is encoded by the exons ATGGCGTTCAACATCAACAGTCTCCTCCTCTTCCTTTCCCTCTCCCTCTTGCTCACTCTCGCTTTCTCTGAC GACCCCGATTGTGTTTACACGGTTTACGTTAGGACCGGGTCGATCATCAAGGGTGGGACGGACTCCAACATCAACGTGAGACTCTACGACGGCTACGGCTACGGGATCGAGATCCGGAACCTCGAAGCCTGGGGAGGGTTGATGGGATCCGACTACGACTACTTCGAGAGAGGCAATCTCGACATTTTCAGCGGCCGCGGACCCTGCCTCACAGCCCCTATCTGCGCTCTCAACCTCACCTCCGACGGCGCCGGCTCCGGCCACGGCTGGTACGTCAACTATGTCGAGGTGACGTCCACCGGGGCCCATATACCTTGCCACCAGCAGCTGTTCACGATCGAGCAGTGGCTCGCCACCGATACGGCCCCGTACGAGCTTACCGCGATCAGGAACTACTGCAACAATAACGACGCCGTCGATGAGAAGATCCGGTCCGGCTCGAGTGGTTTGGTTTCATCTGTTTAG